The Vicia villosa cultivar HV-30 ecotype Madison, WI linkage group LG1, Vvil1.0, whole genome shotgun sequence genome includes a region encoding these proteins:
- the LOC131656215 gene encoding putative B3 domain-containing protein At2g27410 — translation MSMKKNTAELQNPEIMMQKKAMAIEKINAYMQKLKTMEKKFDPLSHFSLNRVLSQESPQFYTEDELAQIEKINHIVCQEANLLLISQSRVKRVEVNDKKRCRSSNEDIMSDGGRRVKSKSTIKRKPIIRKKETVLSPPPELPNHVNNMIKVLNGSDIKYIMCKELYKTDLNPNNNRLSMPISQIKSDFLTEIEKTSLKTRDQEGKPFGLKVTVLDPCFNEFSLSLKKWDMTSTSIYNLHPGWTPVLLKNNFKEHQKLDIWSFRVNGKLHLLLNDNESQEIEKGKELKNSTAVSKTEE, via the coding sequence ATGTCCATGAAGAAGAACACTGCAGAGTTACAAAATCCAGAAATTATGATGCAAAAGAAAGCTATGGCTATTGAGAAGATCAATGCATATATGCAAAAGTTGAAAACAATGGAAAAGAAATTTGATCCACTATCTCATTTTTCTTTGAATAGAGTGTTATCTCAAGAGTCTCCACAATTTTATACCGAAGATGAGTTAGCACAAATAGAGAAAATCAATCACATTGTGTGTCAAGAAGCAAATCTCCTTCTTATTTCACAAAGTAGAGTGAAAAGAGTAGAAGTCAATGACAAAAAAAGGTGTCGTTCAAGTAACGAAGATATCATGTCTGATGGAGGAAGAAGAGTGAAATCAAAGTCCACAATTAAGAGAAAACCAATAATTCGCAAGAAAGAAACTGTGCTATCACCGCCACCAGAATTGCCTAATCATGTTAATAACATGATCAAAGTGTTGAATGGTAGTGATATTAAATATATCATGTGCAAGGAATTGTATAAAACTGATCTCAACCCTAACAACAATCGTCTTTCAATGCCAATTTCACAAATCAAGTCCGATTTTCTCACAGAAATAGAAAAAACATCCTTAAAAACAAGGGATCAAGAAGGAAAACCGTTTGGTTTAAAAGTGACTGTGCTAGATCCTTGTTTTAACGAGTTCTCACTGTCTTTGAAGAAGTGGGACATGACGAGTACTAGTATTTATAATCTTCATCCTGGTTGGACACCTGTTttgttgaaaaataattttaaagagcATCAAAAACTTGACATTTGGTCATTTAGAGTTAACGGCAAGTTGCACCTTTTACTCAACGATAACGAGTCACAAGAAATTGAAAAAGGTAAAGAGCTGAAGAATTCAACTGCGGTTTCGAAAACGGAAGAATAA